A single region of the Oncorhynchus keta strain PuntledgeMale-10-30-2019 chromosome 37, Oket_V2, whole genome shotgun sequence genome encodes:
- the LOC127906037 gene encoding uncharacterized protein LOC127906037 codes for MTPATSNKGDRLSRNTQSVSLADTSSSTYHSALPTPAPRIIRQTQRPASERESVSETTAVPLSGVNEETSKLDLVQRRRGLPTGHEDTMPRANSFFTSSLRQRSKSATSRAHTGTRNKEMNAEGKGGECLVAKNPHQESVRRQEVKPEQATFKGLKENQPQPSPQERKVQTEVEVVEETGLKGGEKRDGQSEGNEEKDQEQERRSEAAHHFCAPLLSLKYRLEKDQEFRVKCHIVSTTAEPVKGEIGTSSKVRGDLENKASRKGPSQVSDCPPHTPLTETDSTRTKMMMMILTW; via the exons ATGACCCCAGCCACCTCTAACAAGGGAGACAGGTTGAGCAGAAACACACAGAGTGTGAGCCTAGCGGACACCAGCAGCTCTACATACCACTCTGCTCTACCTACCCCTGCCCCTCGCATTATAAGACAAACACAGAGACCTGCTTCTGAGAGAGAGTCTGTCAGTGAGACTACAGCAGTCCCACTGTCGGGCGTTAATGAAGAAACCTCCAAATTGGACCTagtgcagaggaggagagggctacCTACTGGCCATGAAGACACAATGCCTAGAGCAAACAGTTTCTTCACCTCCTCCTTGAGACAGCGTTCCAAGAGCGCCACGAGCAGAGCCCACACAGGGACGAGAAACAAGGAGATGAATGCAGAAGGAAAAGGAGGGGAGTGTTTGGTGGCCAAGAACCCTCATCAGGAGTCTGTCAGAAGGCAAGAGGTAAAACCAGAGCAGGCCACATTTAAAGGCCTGAAGGAAAACCAACCACAACCCTCACCTCAGGAGAGAAAAGTACAAACAGAGGTAGAAGTCGTGGAGGAGACAGGactgaagggaggagagaaaagggaTGGGCAGAGTGAGGGAAATGAGGAGAAGGatcaggagcaggagaggaggagtgaagctGCGCACCACTTCTGCGCACCACTTCTCAGTCTGAAGTATCGCTTGGAGAAGGACCAAGAATTCAGGGTTAAGTGTCATATTGTCTCAACAACTGCAGAACCAGTCAAAGGCGAAATTGGCACAAGTTCAAAGGTCAGGGGTGACTTGGAAAATAAGGCTTCGAGGAAGGGCCCGTCACAAGTGTCTGACTGCCCCCCCCATACACCCCTGACAGAAACAGACTCAACGAGAACCAAG atgatgatgatgatactgACCTGGTAG
- the LOC118376760 gene encoding CRACD-like protein produces the protein MADSDCMCSVCRPASYMMSSVFPRPPPRSKSPFPTLIQQKAGRKKSRFKLLKSRLFGRLKRKETEGRMKQSQSASDVTADVIAPGDDDSEDDCLGGPNTLGSRALSHDSIFLADQSQSSSEPTRVLSQENVHGRIQELQLKLQRQNMCLGPPPLLIPGKRMEDSGATSEDDGLPQSPPEILFHDRAAQGPSYKFPDTHRHHSSLSLAGTGSEEEEQCLSQPSSRPLSPNPASPCFHSPAVDFTSPAQYTPILDSSAARYRMSVKPRNQRASAKGRKGPLRASRRGSESLSDLDPDQPLSEREEEQDGTEDEDREEEEERERPFSSSPKDSEEKPWQSVPPGGQKEVLQRQESSETEGRVTTNPLYLQAMTSPLSEPMTKTSILETQSLPSGTYPGQTPKNSHPG, from the exons ATGGCCGACTCTGACTGCATGTGTTCGGTATGCAGACCTGCTAGCTACATGATGAGTTCAGTTTTTCCCCGGCCCCCACCCCGATCAAAGTCGCCCTTCCCTACTCTAATTCAACAGAAGGCAG GGAGGAAGAAGTCTCGGTTCAAGCTGCTGAAGAGTCGTCTGTTTGGCCGTCTGAAGAGGAAGGAGACTGAAGGACGGATGAAACAGAGCCAGTCCGCCAGTGATGTCACTGCTGATGTCATAGCTCCGGGGGACGACGACTCAGAGGATGACTGTTT GGGCGGTCCAAATACACTGGGGTCCAGAGCTCTGTCACATGACAGCATCTTCCTGGCTGACCAATCACAGAGCTCCTCTGAGCCGACGAGGGTTCTGTCTCAGGAGAACGTACACGGCAGGATACAAGAACTGCAG CTGAAACTGCAGCGGCAGAACATGTGTCTGGGCCCTCCCCCCTTGCTGATCCCTGGAAAGAGAATGGAAGATTCTGGAGCCACCTCTGAGGATGATGGTTTACCCCAGAGCCCTCCAGAGATCTTGTTCCATGACCGAGCAGCACAGGGGCCTTCCTACAAG TTCCCTGACACTCACAGGCACCATAGCTCTCTGAGTTTAGCAGGGACAGGaagtgaggaggaggagcag TGCCTCTCCCAGCCctcctcccgtcctctctccccgAATCCTGCTTCCCCCTGTTTCCACTCCCCTGCAGTGGACTTCACCAGCCCAGCCCAGTACACTCCTATCCTGGACAGCTCTGCCGCCCGTTACCGCATGTCTGTTAAACCCAGGAACCAGAGGGCCAGCGCCAAGGGACGGAAAGGTCCCCTG AGAGCAAGCAGACGTGGCTCAGAGAGCCTGAGTGACCTGGACCCAGACCAGCCCCTGTctgagagggaggaagagcaggATGGAACGGAGgacgaggacagagaggaagaggaggagagggagagaccttTCTCTTCATCTCCAAAAGACTCTGAGGAGAAGCCCTGGCAGTCAGTACCCCCTGGTGGTCAGAAAGAAGTATTACAGAGACAAGAGTCCTCCGAGACAGAGGGACGCGTCACCACCAACCCTCTCTACCTCCAGGCTATGACCTCTCCTCTATCAGAACCCATGACCAAGACCTCCATCCTGGAGACCCAGAGCCTGCCCTCGGGAACCTATCCGGGTCAAACGCCCAAGAACTCTCATCCAGGATAA
- the LOC118381336 gene encoding protein unc-50 homolog: MSKRLLVTYRKFLRVQLSGRAIFYEEKELSSQNKRFSSTMLPTTSPQNGSLSARDAARHTAGAKRYKYLRRLLHFKAMDFEFAVWQMLYLFTSPQRVYRNFHYRKQTKDQWARDDPAFLVLLSIWLCVSTVGFGLVLDMGFVETLKLLLWVVFIDCIGVGLLISTLMWFITNKYLLKPPSKDYDVEWGYAFDVHLNAFYPLLVILHFLQLFFINYIVVINSDWFLGYFVGNSLWLTAIGYYLYITFLGYNALPQLQNTVVLLYPFALLVILYILSLSLGWNFTKGLCWFYKYRVQ, encoded by the exons ATGTCGAAGCGCCTCTTGGTCACTTACCGGAAGTTTCTACGTGTTCAGTTGTCCGGAAGAGCTATTTTTTATGAGGAAAAGGAACTTTCTTCTCAAAATAAGAGGTTCAGTAG CACTATGTTACCAACCACCTCGCCGCAGAACGGAAGCCTGAGCGCCCGCGATGCAGCACGCCACACAGCGGGCGCCAAGCGCTACAAATACCTGAGGAGGCTGCTGCACTTCAAAGCCATGGACTTTGAGTTTGCTGTGTGGCAGATGCTCTACCTGTTCACCTCCCCACAGAGAGTGTATCGTAACTTCCACTACAGGAAGCAGACCAAGGACCAGTGGGCCAGAGACGACCCTGCCTTCCTGGTGTTACTCAGCATCTGGCTCTGTG TGTCCACAGTGGGCTTTGGGCTGGTGCTGGACATGGGCTTTGTGGAGACTCTGAAGCTGCTGCTGTGGGTGGTGTTCATAGACTGCATCGGCGTGGGCCTGCTCATCTCCACACTCATGTG GTTCATCACCAATAAGTACCTGCTGAAGCCGCCCAGTAAGGACTATGATGTAGAGTGGGGCTACGCCTTCGATGTGCATCTCAATGCCTTCTACCCCCTGCTTGTCATCCTGCACTTCCTACAGCTCTTCTTTATAAACT ATATCGTAGTGATAAACTCAGACTGGTTCCTGGGGTACTTTGTAGGGAACAGTCTGTGGTTGACAGCCATCGGCTACTATCTATACATTACATTCCTGGGATACAACG CCTTGCCCCAACTGCAGAACACAGTGGTTCTGCTCTACCCCTTCGCCCTGCTAGttatcctctacatcctctctctctccctgggatgGAACTTCACCAAGGGCCTCTGCTGGTTCTACAAGTACCGTGTCCAGTAG